GAGATGTGATCCCTGATATATGCATTGTTTATGAGAAGTTGAAGCTGTGGTATATGTTTAATTTgtcccttttttaaaatcaagggCCCGTCCCTCTGCTGGAGACAACCGTAATGAGCACTGGAGTCACAGTCCTGTGGAGCACATTACCTCCTCTTCTAATGGTCTCCATGGAACCCACCTTTATGCTTCCATTTCTGGCTATGCTGTAGACCAGCCTCTGCCTCTGACCAAAAGCAGCCACGACATTGGAGTCAGCGGCAGAGAGAGGTCTGTCATGGGTGGGACTGTAGAACGGCAGCAGGTATGTCAACTTGTAACACATATGGAGGGTACATCTGGTGTTCATAGTGACAAAATCCAAGCAACCAAGCATCCAACCTGAAATAGGGgattgatgataaaataaataaatacatgattttGAATCATTTGGTTAAATTAAAGCCTAATTCATGCCTGTTGCATCCACATGGCCATGAGAGCCTGTGTAACATAAATTTCATTATTTGCCCACATTTGTGAACATCTGGGACCCCAGTGCAGACACGCTTGCTGGCCaaaatggttttgttttacAAGGGCTTCTTTAAAATAACAGCTTAGTGGGAAGAGGAAGGTGGCAAGAGCAATGATACCAAAGAAAAATTTGCCACGCTTGATAGCTAGCTCAGATTTAATGGCAACGTTAACCTCAGGGGACACAGGGGTAtatatcatcacacacacagttagaaaataatttagtctctattaaaaaaaaaaaaaaaaaagatttccgTGAGGGTTACTTTCCTTGGTTGTTTGACTTCCACTATACAGATTAATGTAGATAGTTGTTGTCAGGAGAAAGTTCATAGATTGTGGCATTGTTAATTTGAGAGAAGTAATAGATgtgcttttgtgtattttgtatatatCAAGTCTGTGGAGGAGATCTGTGAGGGGTGTACAAACCCTTGCAtagtagtgtgtctgtgttagctgattctatgtatttttttccaccTATAGAATCGTCCCTCTGTCATTACCTGTGCCCCAGCGAGCAACCGCAATTGTAACCTCTCTCACTGCCACATGAATGGCTGCTCTCCCAGCCCATCTGCTGATCAGAGAAAGACCAATGGTAAGCCTGTCATTACAACTCACAATGTGCAGTCTCAAACTCTTaatattttcctttctctgtaatattgtcaatgtaaaaaaacaaatgaaagggAATGTACTACATTCACTATGACACACTTGTGTGTGCATAACAAAGTTTAAATCTTTATGATTTTACACTCACAGAGCAGTCTATTATGgacaccatactaatactgtaATACATTGTAAGATCTACAATAGATTCTGCTCTCATTTATCCATCAGAAGACGGTAAATTATGGCTGTAAAGGGATgcacatcatcaacaacaataCACAGATTGAATGTGGCATTTAAGTAATGATTGATTGAAGGACCCAaagtgccaagaaaacattctccacaccattacaccaccacctcCATCCTGGACTATTGACACAAGGTACattgggtccatggattcatgctgttcaCAACAAATTCTGACCCTCAAATATTGAGCTGTcaagatttctgttcttggttCACAAGAGAGCAATGTGACATGGTCCTCAGATGTTGAGATGAGTTTCttctcaccacagttgtaaagagtagTTATCTGAGTAACCATAGCCTTTCTGTCCACTCCAACCAATCTGGCCATTCTcttctgacctctctcatcaacgaGGTGTTTTCGTCCACAGAAGTGCTGCTcattgaattttttatttcttttgcagTATTCTGGgtaaactctagagactgttgtgtgtcaGAACTGGAgagcagcagtttcagaaacactcaaaccagcctgtctggcaccaacaatcaagCCACAGTTAAAGTCACTGAGAACACATCTAAATTCTACAGGACCAGTACTGTATTATGATTCAGATCCTGGTGGAACCAGTTTAGGCATAAACAGCTTTCTTTCTATTGATTCCATGGTGATCAtagctttgtttatttttctatattacATGCTTGGTAATAAGAGGGTTTTTGGTCTTTTTCCTCTACATCTAATTTTAGCTAACACAGTATGTGATCCTGTGATTGAGGAGCACTTCCGTCGCAGCCTTGGGAAAAACTACAAAGATGCGGAGCCTGTGTCCAACTCAGTGTCCATCACAGGTTCAGTGGACGACCACTTTGCCAAGGCTCTGGGAGATGCCTGGCTCCAAATCAAGGCCAAGGGTGGGGGTCATCAGACCCCAGATGCAGATCCATGAAGCAGAGGGAAGTAAACATTACAATCGCCTTCTTAGTGTTTGCTTCTTGCCAAGCATCAACTTCCCCTAGCAAAGAACAATATAAGACATATAACGTGGTGCTCTCCCAGGCTATTTACTTTTGGACATTGAGGGCGACCTTTTATTAGAATACTCAGCTCATATTTGTTCTCCAAAATTGGGAAAGTTTCTCaattgaagaagaaaaaataaatattgcatAGTTGGATTGACGATGTTGGTTGTCAAAATTGTACAATCATAGATTTTATCTTGCACCGATAATGAGATTCACAAAGTTGTCGGATGTTAGCTCATGTTCTGTCTTACCTGCCTTTCACTTGCCTTGATAGCCAAAGAAATTCCTTGCCTTTTCCATCAACATATAAACCATAGATCTGGTCTTCATTGTTTCCATTCTAAAATCACACTGCTTTCTGAATCTGTATTACTTGAAAAGGACAGCCAGGTCTCATTTGCACTATTACATTTCTGACCGTTTAGGTAGCAGGTTACCTGTTTCAGTTGGAGCTAATATGTTCAAGAATGCGTCTTGTGTTTTGAAATAGTGATAATGCAATTAAGGCTCTGGTCCCCCTGCTTTCTGGAGACACTAGACTAATCTGTCTTCTTTATGATCCTGAACTGGACTTATCCACTGTTAACTAAATAATTTTAGTTTCCTGTCTATATGCTCACTGTGGCTGATTACTTAGTAAACTAATATCAATCATAGTACATATCTCTAACTAGAAAGCATGTTTCAAATAGCTGGTTTCTATTACAATCCTTATTCTATACTATATATTTactcagaatttattttttatctgtaaCATTTTAGAAATACTCACTGCTGGTACAGTTGTActcaatatattttttgtatctGGTTTTCATTACTATATATAGGTTTATATCTTAGCATCCATCTACAAATCACAGCCTCTGGCAAGGTTGTCTGAATGCAGTTTAATAGGCTACATTGCTTTGTTACTCTGTGGAGCTGGATGCTTTATACATGACTGAATACAGCTAAATCTGACCTTCTGTAGTACAGTCTTTTAGCAGTGGCTTTATTTATTCACAACATGTTGATGCTTTCATGTTGACTTTTGACAacagaattctttttttttaatttgttgagaacaCAAGAGGATGTCTCCATTGCTTCAATGACAAAATTGATTTCCCTTAAAAACGAAGATTTTAAAGCAGATGCAATGTGAGTGTCCTTAACTGTTGAGTAGGCATCATTCCACCATGACTGCCAGACATGTATCAGTCATTTCAGTTGTGTTCAGCAAATACTGTTACAGGTATGTTTGTCTTGATtaagatgatgtcatgatgCTAGCTGCAAAAATCTTCCTTATTATGGAGAAAAGGTTAAAGTGAGCCACAAAGTTTTTTATGCAGTTgagttttgtttaaattaatttctcacCCTTCTGAAATTCTCTACTTACAGTAGCATAACCTATTTGTCAACACTGATTAAGAAATGGTAttgtaaattcagattttttttgtatgtcAGTTAACTGTCTGTGAAAACATATACATTTGTATTAATAttcaacagtttttaaaattgttACATACACTATCctgtctttatattttattttactcatgTAAGACTTTCATTGCGCCGCGCGGAATGATCAtagatattttgttttctattcaGAGTAGTGTACTCGTGTAGCATGGATGCTCATTATCTTCTAACCATGGTTCTATCTTTCTAAAAGTTGATTATTTTCCCACAGTTATCAGATGATAAAAAAGTGCAGGAACACAACAGTCTTTTGATCAAAGACTTTCTTGGTGCAGTGTCAGAAAGACTTCTACACTAACAGTTTAaagagtttgtgtctgtgtgtaccaTAGTGGAGTTTAGGGATTATCATGGGATCTGCTTGTTTGACacaagtagatttttttttttagtaatatGTTTGGGGTATTAGTCCATTGTTATTTAATTGCTATGTTTAGACTACCTGTATCTCAAAGACTGTTAGCAGAAAGGACCTGCTCCAGGTGTCATCCACATGTAAAACATATGTTCACTTTTGTCCTTATTTCTCTGGAAGAAAATGCCACTGTTTGTACCTAATTTCTTCcaaataaacattcaaatgCCAACCTTTGCATATTTCCTGTCATTCTTTTTACCAAATAAAATGTGACTGCAGTCATAAGAGCATGAGATACTTTATATTGTATTTGCTGATTGTCTGTAGCATGCAGTAACAAGTTGCATTCAATCAGATTgcataatttaacaaaaaatattctTGCCAGTATAAAAGTGAAGCAATTAAGATCAAGTGCTGCTACATGGTAGTTGGTATATAGGTTAGAATGGGTGTGAATGCAAGGTATTGAGGTGACAGTGTTtgagctttctttttctttcttttccacagTGACCCAAAAAAGATATTGCTATAGGTAAACAGCGGTCTCTGCAGTTTATTGTTCCACAGGGTCCATTCAGATCCACTCAAAACATTTGTGTGCACCAAACGTGTATTTACTGGTAAAATGTAGAGAAAGGTTCTTTGGAAACTCCTCAGCTGTCATTTCTGAATTGTGCATCCTGTAACATTACCGTTCTACTGGTAAATTGTAAAACAataggatttctttttttttttaatgcatcttCAATGTTGCAGACACTTGAGCCACCAATGGGGAGGTGGCTACACTGATTAGAGCACTCCTGTTTGAACCAAGCAATCAGGACTCATTGCACATTCTATGTTTTCATTGGATACTGGCTGCCACAGCTACAAAATGAAGTGATTTATCAACATATTAGCCAGACCACTTTAGCTAAGAGGGGCAAGGATTGGACAAATGTCCTTTTATAGTAGACCTACATTGTAAGTGTAATTATGCTGAATACTTTACTAAAGCACATTTGTTTATGTGGAACATTGcctgatgtttgtgtttattcctGGAGCACCCTTGTCCCgtagtgttttcagtgtcttgTCTTCAgttaattctgtttttgttgtttttgtttttgctattgaCTTGAGTCATTACTTGTTTGTCTTTCCAGGAGAGATTAAAATGATTAGTCTCCCAAGGAGACTTGGGCCAGTTTTTCAAGTCTGCCTTGCTGTCTccagcatgctgatgttaaaaTGATACAGGTGTGTATTTGatactctacacacacacacacacagtctggtcGTAGAGTATCAAATACACACCTTTGGGCTTGTAAGAGTGCTGAGAGAGGTTTGTAATAAGAGGACTGATCTCACTTTGCTTCAGTCTGGAGCCTTCTGTCATGTTAGTATCTTTGGAGCCTACAAACTCCATCATAGTATTGAGTTTCAAATCAAGACAGCAGATGAAACTTGGTTATAGAAAACTTCACACTGTAGGAGCTGTTACTCTTTAATGGAAACTACAAGAACATTATGTATTGGCATAGTGTGAGTCACTCTCTCGTGGATCAGTAACTCTGTCCTTACGTCTTTGTCCCATTTAGGGTTATTTGGAGGTTCTTGTGATTCACAAATAGTTTTCCAGTGAAACATAACAGTTGTATATttaacatctttgtttttctacttcTAATGgatgtgcgtgtgcatgtgtttttgttaccTCTTcgggttaaggttagggttatCCTAATGTCCTAACAAGGATAGCTGCGCaaaaacttgtgtgtgtgtgtgtgtgtgtgtgtgtgtgtgtgtgtgtgtgtgtgtgtgagagtgtgagacaAATTCTACAGCCGAGTCACCATGTTCTCAACAAGCAGCTGACATCTTCCCTCAGACATTACAGTTGAAACCTCTTTGGACTCAGTTGGTCATAGACACTGTTTGGTTGATTTGGTGTCATGGTAACAAAAGACTGAATAATTGCTGCTGGAAAAATCCATTGCTTTGAAAGTGAGAAAACTGGAAATCATGCTTGATGACTTAGTGGTATGGATTGCTTGATGCAGACTTCAGCATTGACCTAGAAAGCATTTTAGCTTGCACATGATCATGTTATAATGGAAATGGGATAATAAAAGTGATAATTCTTATGAGACCAGGCCTGTAGTTGGAGCCGAGATTAGCTGACTTCTCTTTCCCAACCAGCAGATGGTGGTATATAACCACCTTACACACTCCCCTAAATTCTCCAGTCCCTGGAGATCAAACAAAGACATGAGCGTCATCATCGTTATTGGGAAGATTGATATGGATGCAGTGTTTCCTCAATGTGTTTGTTAGTAATGTAACAATGTACTTTACATGTAAAATGGATCTATAGGTAACGAGACATTGTTTTCATGCTGAGAACAGAATCCATTGTAGACCTTATCCAACATGGCTCTAGATCCCAGACCCCTGTTTTTAAGGATCTTCTCTGAAATTTCATTGTAGATGTATTTATGTATTGGAAACATTATGCTTGATTAGCATAACCATAGTTGAATTTTAAGCTATAAATAAAATCCTTAAATgctgaatgaaaatgtaaatgagtatACCTCCACTTCAGTTTGGCTAATTTGAATTTGCTGAGCACCATTCATAGCGCAAATCTTTAAACTAGAAAAGAAAGatcttccccccccccccccccccccctcgtttGGTTGTTGTTACTCTCACCCCTCAGGCTCAAATCTGCTCAAAAAGCCCCTCCAAAAGACCACTGCCTCCATGAGATTAGACCCAGCCATTCACCAACCACAATGCCCCTGCTTCTGTTGCTCCATGCCTTCCAAGGAAGCCTGCTCTTGTGGGATTATGGAGAGGAGATCCACATTTTCTTGCTTGTGTAAAACCAATCGCAgatccacacacagacacacacgtacgtACACAGATATCGGGCCGCATTGGTTGCCGACATGAAACTACTGTCTAAATCAAGATGACACATCAGGGTCACGCCAAATTCGGCTTGGCTCCTTCAGTGTGTGAAGGCCACAAGGAGCATGACATCTGTGCTTGTGATGGGGGACTGGTCTCTCAGTCGCTGCCTCCCGTTATTGCTGTAACAGGATGGACTCTGCTGCTTTCAGACATGGTCAAAACACACATATGTCGAACACTGTCCTCTCCATTTTCCTCTCTTGGTTACGTAAAAGGAACAAACCAATGAAAACGGTTTAACACAGTGCACTCTGGACACGGTGTGGAGTTATAATTAATCCAATTGGATAGATGCATGATTTTACTACAGGCTAAATGGGAAATAGTAGCCCTCGCAGTGGCATACATGTTGGCTCACATTTTACCTGCACTAATGGCTGAGAGAGATCTCATTCATTCGTTAGCATAATTCCAAATTTCTGAATAGAATGTGAGGCTACACTCATATTTACAGCATCCCCGAGTGCACAACGTCTGGGGAATTTGCATGATTGCCTGTAGATTATTTGAACATTATCTattccccctcctcttttttttcttatttctgtggCTCTCTGCTGTGAGGATGCACACACATCCTTGGGCAAAAGAATCTAAAATAGATCATACAAGCAACTGGAGTAGATGCACAGGCACAGGAAGCAGCTCACGGGCAGACTTGAGTCATGCTGGCAAGATCATGCACCCTGAGCTGACAGCCCAACACACCCGATTACCAAGCACGTCATTTCTAAAATGCAGCCACAGCCTCACTACAGGTCACAAACAAGAGGGGAAATATTGAGAGCCAACGCCAATTTACCCATAAATGACTCTTTGAATATAGCATGGATTGAGAGCAACGTTGTAGATGCTTTAAGACTGACCTGATGAGCATCTCTGGCTCAAGCAATAGTGGCTCATTCATTGTGTCATGTGGACTGCTGGCAATGGCATAACCTTTGTGAGGGGAACGGAAGACAACACGGTCACTCTGGATAACAGTCTTGCAATGAACAGAAACCGACCCTGTCAGGCCGTCTCAACATCAGTTCTCAGCTgcacaccaccaccaacacactCTACCAATCGCTCTTTGCCTTTTCCTTACTTCCTACTTCCATCAGTTAAGACAGCTCCTTCTTGATAAGGCCCTCTCGTGTGGCGTGCATGCTACACTGATTTGGCAGGATCTTATTAATACATTTCTCCTTTGCATCCCTCCATGGCGCATGCTGTCTCAGCTCCATCTGACCCGCTTTGTTGCGCACATTTGGCCTGCTGTATGGCCGTATGGCGCTTGACACAGCCAGTGATTCCCCACTGATACAGTTGGCTTAAATTTCatacttttatatattattgattgattagtaAATGATTGATTTAAAGAGCCATCTGCTGCACAATAGCATGACTGTGCTGCCGCTTTGTTGTTCCTTCAAGATAATGATTTGCTTCCAATTAGGACATACAAATGATGGGCTAATATTTCTTGTTAGCCAGACACTGTATTTTTCCCACAAGATCAGGAACCCATATAATTATTCAGATTTCCTCTTTTAACAATAGGCGGAAAAGGATGTTTATTGAGACAGTGGGTTTTGGGCACTGAGCAGCAGATAAATGTTTGAACCATCACTAAGGGGCATTCTCATGTCTCATTATGAGGCTTGTTAGGGCCCACATTACAGCTGCTTGACTGAGCAGCCTTAATAAGGAAAGCGACCCAACACCGATATGAGCAgcaatgttttttctctcacgTCCATTTACTACTGTCTTCCATAGCCCTACCTCTATCCtcttgtcccccccccccccccttttgcCACAGCAACCCCCCCTAgctcaccatcaccaccaccaccaccaccaccactacctcTCCCCCGTGTGTTTGGCAGTCACACAGTCGGCCATGTGTGCGCTGAAGACGTTACATAATGCCCTCCTTTCACTGCTCTCCGGATCATAGAGAACAATCCAGCACAGAAAAATTGCTccttgctgctttttcttttttcttctcctccaccatCACATTGCTTTATCAGACTTCAGTACCCAGAGACTGTACAGTAGACCGCATTGTTATCTGCTTCAGCATTCCTCTTCATGTTGAAAACCAAACAGAGCAAATGGGAAACGATCAGAGGTTCaatgttcacaaaaaaaaaaaaggaatgacaAAGATGCTTCAGGCATAGAGAGATTAcacctcacttttttttttgatgcgCTCTCATTCATTTACTTGCTTTGTTACACGCATATGCAGGGAaatcacctttttgttttaaaaatcaagAGGGTGACGGATGGAGATTGATTTTAACAAAAGGAAATTCacagaaaaactacaaaaatatttttattctaactTTGACCTATTAGATACAATGGCTTgcctcatttaaaaacactgatgcagaTATGATGAAATCATTTTTCTGAAAGCGTTTCCGCTCAACATTTTGCAGAATTCTCTTCCATGTGTGAACAAGCAGAATAATCGTCACTAGTACAAAATAACCTAATGTGACTAAATGTTTGATCACACATGCTGGGCCGCCTTGATAAAATTAAAGTAAtaagaaaaagccaaaaaaaaaaaaaaggagaactgatttgtctctttttcacacaaaaacaaaggtcTCCGTCAAGTGGAAGAAAtggtgacacagagagagaaagagcaagagagcaTCAAATGCTGTCAGAGTCGCTGGGCCTGTCCACAGCCTTGTGAGGATTGAAATAATGAGTGTGTGCTGGGGGAACATTTACCTCCAAAGCCAAATGCAAGCAGCACATTTTGGGACCAAGGgtcacaaatgacaaaataaagtaCAGCAAGAAAGCAATGGGCCTTTAGTGTACAATCCTCATAGAATAAATTCTCTGCAGAAGGGAAAAACTTTTTAGCATTTGGCGTACAGTGGTGTACATTGATCCATTTGACATGAGTTATATTTGGTGCATGTGGGATGTATGTAAGGTGTGCACCGTTGTCTCTGGCTGTCTAAGTTTCTCCACAGTGAACCTCAGCTGATGTTGAAGTATTTGATTCCCTCCATGGAGCTGGGATCAGCAGTAGTCCTTATCTGAGTGAGACCCCCCCCAGTGATGGATAGTGGCTCGGTGGTCTGAAGGAAGAGAGTGGCAGGGTTGTCTCCAGCCCTCAGCCAGGGGGGAATGTGCAGGTGAACCAAGAATAAAAGCATCTTTAGGACACAGCACATGCTTGCAGTGGTACATAGCAGACCGTgagctgtgcagctgcagcatcaaATGAATTGTGGGGGAATGGGAGAGGGCAAGGCTTCAGAGTGGGTTTGGCACTCAAACTATTATCACACCTGACAGTGTCTGGTTTGGGATCCAGTGGTGCACGCGGCATACGTAAGCGGCTGGTCATCTGTAAGGCAGAGTGATAGGGTGTGACGTGTCACACGCCACATTAGGCCCTGCCAGAGGATGTGTTTGACAGACCACAGTAACTTCAGTCCAGCACAACGCTTTGCCTCCACTCATATTATCAGACCTACTTGATAGTTCTAAACTCACATCTGGGGTCTTATTTATAGAATATCGACTGGAATTTCGTCCTTGATTTCACCCAATATTTATAGCAATacgatgaaaaaacaaaaataaaaagggaagCTACTGATCAAGTTGCATATTATTtctatgtattttattttatcatagGACGCTGACTGAAGACAGTCAGTTTTGGTCAGTTTGCCTTAAACAACCAGTAGCATCTAACACTGCAGTGATAAAACTGTTTCCAGCCTATTCAACAGCCCAGTATTGTGATACATCAGTAAGTGAAT
The genomic region above belongs to Seriola aureovittata isolate HTS-2021-v1 ecotype China chromosome 9, ASM2101889v1, whole genome shotgun sequence and contains:
- the vgll4a gene encoding transcription cofactor vestigial-like protein 4; its protein translation is MLFTRMDLLNSQFLDKMNNNIGRLHYEDESRTPSLPTAMSNITGPPPHCPSKRKYGEEQMDDRINCDDDHMTKMSRLFATQLARPSAGDNRNEHWSHSPVEHITSSSNGLHGTHLYASISGYAVDQPLPLTKSSHDIGVSGRERSVMGGTVERQQNRPSVITCAPASNRNCNLSHCHMNGCSPSPSADQRKTNANTVCDPVIEEHFRRSLGKNYKDAEPVSNSVSITGSVDDHFAKALGDAWLQIKAKGGGHQTPDADP